The following coding sequences lie in one Paenibacillus durus ATCC 35681 genomic window:
- a CDS encoding menaquinone biosynthetic enzyme MqnA/MqnD family protein: MKNGPAVIGKISYTNSWPVFFNFDPSALSFPARVVSEVPSVLNRGMALGDIDVGALSSFAFAEASDRLLVLPGLSVSSDGPVRSILLFSKGTVEEAANGTIAVTNTSATSVNLLKILLEKAVGGNPEYISAEPNLEKMMEQADACLLIGDHAIRAMWQNKKYRVTDLGEMWKRWTGLGMTFAVWAVSRKSALDKPEAVAEICQALIESKRRGLRNLAPIVSEACDRIGGDPGYWSGYFQNLCYDFGERQQKGLNLYFRYANEMGLLPQKVKMEFWSDNLLTRVKE; encoded by the coding sequence ATGAAGAACGGTCCTGCCGTAATCGGCAAAATCAGCTATACCAATTCATGGCCCGTTTTTTTTAACTTTGATCCTTCTGCTCTATCTTTTCCGGCCCGGGTGGTTAGCGAGGTGCCTTCCGTACTGAATCGCGGCATGGCCCTCGGCGATATTGATGTTGGAGCGCTGTCTTCTTTTGCATTTGCCGAAGCGAGCGACAGGCTGCTGGTGCTTCCTGGGCTTTCCGTCAGCTCGGACGGTCCTGTGAGGTCGATTCTGTTGTTCTCGAAGGGAACGGTGGAAGAAGCGGCGAATGGAACGATCGCCGTGACGAACACGTCGGCTACGTCGGTGAACCTGCTGAAAATTTTGCTGGAGAAGGCTGTGGGCGGAAATCCGGAATACATAAGCGCTGAGCCGAATCTGGAAAAGATGATGGAACAGGCGGATGCCTGTCTGCTGATTGGCGATCATGCGATCCGGGCAATGTGGCAAAATAAGAAGTATAGAGTTACCGACCTGGGCGAGATGTGGAAACGGTGGACGGGACTTGGGATGACCTTTGCGGTCTGGGCCGTAAGCCGGAAATCGGCGCTGGATAAACCGGAGGCTGTCGCTGAGATCTGCCAAGCCTTAATCGAGAGCAAGCGGCGGGGACTGCGGAATCTGGCGCCGATTGTCTCGGAGGCCTGTGATCGAATTGGCGGGGACCCCGGATACTGGTCTGGTTATTTCCAGAATTTGTGTTATGATTTTGGAGAAAGGCAGCAGAAAGGATTAAATCTCTATTTCCGCTATGCCAATGAAATGGGGCTGCTGCCGCAGAAGGTGAAGATGGAGTTTTGGAGCGATAATCTGCTGACACGGGTGAAAGAATGA
- a CDS encoding UbiX family flavin prenyltransferase, which produces MSNSRSKGFIVGITGASGAIYGVRLTETLLSLGLAVHLVISNAGWRVLKEELGWNVSDREGVLNEHFSGRPGSLLYHPVADIGASIASGSFRTEGMIIMPCSMGTLSAVANGSSDNLMTRAADVMLKEGRPLVLVPRETPLHAIHLENMLKLSRLGVRMIPAMPAFYFGPQSLDDLVNFMVGKVLDSFGIDHALFRRWGD; this is translated from the coding sequence ATGAGTAACTCAAGATCGAAGGGCTTTATAGTCGGCATTACGGGAGCCAGCGGCGCGATATACGGTGTTCGCTTAACGGAAACGCTACTGTCCCTGGGACTTGCGGTACATCTTGTTATTAGCAATGCGGGCTGGCGGGTTCTGAAAGAAGAGCTGGGCTGGAACGTCTCGGACCGGGAGGGCGTTCTGAATGAACATTTCAGCGGCCGTCCCGGTTCTCTGCTCTATCACCCCGTCGCGGATATCGGAGCTTCCATCGCGAGCGGCTCCTTCCGGACAGAGGGGATGATCATCATGCCCTGTTCCATGGGAACGCTGTCGGCCGTGGCGAACGGCTCCTCCGACAATCTGATGACCCGCGCCGCAGATGTGATGCTGAAGGAGGGACGTCCGCTGGTGCTCGTTCCCAGGGAGACCCCGCTGCATGCGATACATTTGGAAAATATGCTGAAGCTGTCCCGGCTCGGCGTTCGAATGATTCCGGCCATGCCGGCTTTTTATTTCGGGCCGCAAAGCCTGGATGATTTGGTCAACTTTATGGTCGGGAAGGTGCTGGACAGCTTCGGAATTGATCACGCTTTATTTCGCAGATGGGGGGATTAA
- the ndk gene encoding nucleoside-diphosphate kinase produces MERTYLMIKPDGVQRGLIGRIVARFEDKGFKLVAAKLITVTEEQAKRHYAEHEGKDFFPELIAFITSGPVFAMIWEGDDVIALSRLLIGKTKVSEALPGTIRGDFASHTPLNLIHGSDSPESAAREIANFFAPEELNKYNKDIAAWI; encoded by the coding sequence ATGGAGAGAACGTATTTGATGATCAAGCCTGACGGTGTGCAGCGCGGTCTGATTGGCCGCATAGTAGCCCGTTTTGAGGACAAAGGTTTTAAGCTGGTCGCCGCCAAGCTCATCACGGTAACGGAGGAGCAGGCCAAGCGTCATTATGCGGAGCATGAGGGCAAAGATTTTTTTCCGGAGCTCATCGCGTTTATCACTTCCGGTCCCGTCTTTGCAATGATCTGGGAGGGCGATGACGTGATCGCTCTGTCCAGACTGCTGATCGGGAAGACGAAGGTGAGCGAAGCGCTTCCTGGAACTATCCGCGGGGATTTCGCCAGCCACACCCCTCTCAATCTGATTCACGGTTCCGACTCTCCCGAGAGCGCAGCAAGAGAAATCGCCAACTTTTTTGCTCCCGAGGAACTGAACAAGTATAACAAAGATATTGCGGCCTGGATCTGA
- a CDS encoding UbiA-like polyprenyltransferase, with amino-acid sequence MFKKIGIFMQMIKFEHTLFALPFAFMGALLGSMVMSGSLPSWRDIGWIVIAMFGARSAAMGLNRLIDRVSDAKNPRTAGRAIPAGLLKAGEVIVFVAFSFFLLFWAAFKLNPLSAKLLPIAVFLLVFYSFTKRFTWACHLILGLTIALAPLGGWVAVTGKVDWTAMVFYFTIMFWTAGFDVIYSCQDVEFDKKEGLHSIPVRFGVAGALKIAKVFHVLTGIGFISLLFMAHLSWWYIAGMLIAYAILFYEHHIVSPNDLSRLQTAFFTMNGVLSIVVFSFTLIDLVVQTNK; translated from the coding sequence ATGTTTAAGAAAATTGGTATTTTTATGCAAATGATTAAGTTTGAACACACGCTATTCGCCCTTCCGTTCGCATTTATGGGCGCCTTGCTCGGTTCGATGGTGATGTCCGGTTCACTGCCTTCCTGGCGGGATATCGGATGGATTGTTATTGCCATGTTCGGCGCCCGCAGCGCCGCGATGGGACTGAACCGCTTAATTGACCGCGTAAGCGACGCCAAGAATCCGCGGACGGCAGGTAGAGCGATTCCAGCGGGATTGTTGAAGGCGGGAGAAGTGATTGTCTTTGTCGCCTTTTCCTTCTTCCTGTTGTTCTGGGCCGCGTTCAAGCTGAACCCGCTGTCCGCGAAGCTGCTGCCGATTGCGGTGTTCCTGCTTGTGTTTTATTCCTTTACGAAGCGTTTTACTTGGGCCTGCCACCTGATTCTGGGCCTCACGATCGCGCTAGCTCCGCTTGGGGGATGGGTCGCGGTTACCGGCAAGGTGGACTGGACCGCCATGGTGTTTTATTTTACCATCATGTTCTGGACGGCCGGGTTTGACGTTATTTATTCCTGCCAGGATGTGGAGTTCGACAAGAAGGAAGGGCTGCACTCCATTCCGGTCCGCTTTGGTGTTGCGGGAGCGCTTAAGATTGCCAAGGTATTTCATGTATTGACCGGCATAGGCTTCATTTCCTTGCTGTTCATGGCCCATCTGAGCTGGTGGTACATCGCAGGCATGCTGATTGCTTACGCTATTTTGTTCTATGAGCATCATATCGTTTCCCCGAACGATCTGAGCCGTCTGCAAACGGCGTTTTTCACGATGAACGGGGTGCTCAGCATCGTCGTATTCTCTTTTACCTTGATTGACCTGGTGGTGCAGACCAACAAATGA
- a CDS encoding 2Fe-2S iron-sulfur cluster-binding protein: MKTHRGYKVVFLPEGRQTEIAGGASLLTAARKAGVKIASRCDGKAGCLMCKVKVEDETAGGVKPPGDIERRKLGSQLSDGVRLACQAIVQGDIRVTIPEDPLKAAVRRRLEEARRGREDELW, translated from the coding sequence ATGAAGACGCATAGAGGATATAAGGTTGTTTTCTTGCCGGAGGGGCGGCAGACCGAAATTGCCGGGGGCGCATCGCTGCTCACAGCAGCGCGCAAGGCGGGCGTTAAAATAGCTTCCCGCTGCGACGGGAAAGCCGGCTGCCTCATGTGCAAGGTCAAGGTTGAGGATGAGACTGCGGGCGGGGTTAAGCCTCCTGGAGATATCGAACGGCGCAAACTGGGCAGCCAGCTTAGCGATGGCGTCCGTCTCGCCTGTCAGGCGATTGTGCAGGGAGACATTCGTGTGACCATTCCCGAAGACCCTTTGAAAGCTGCCGTGAGGCGCAGGCTGGAAGAGGCGCGGCGCGGCCGCGAGGATGAATTGTGGTAA
- a CDS encoding heptaprenyl diphosphate synthase component 1 has translation MKPYRIPQMAKTYTDYDMIQRHTDLPPFPDARVSLLYAFLNHGAARRPDAELCSLVTALVQLGLDTHESIDIPADPAGEDAMRSRQLKVLAGDYFSSWFYHILAKSGEIGIVGSLSAAIADFNVLKAQLYIKAKEMILSAEAYLQAAVQLNMRLFLSFTPLIDRSLAEAWPNLLYEFSRCETIALELKRGASTAEALNGYCFWHLLESANDEERRQLRERKLGPKDWKKLKMKYKCESLLTDKLHQAMDSIQKIFQDLRDESLARELRGTLDRFHLQLKMSGQASGEA, from the coding sequence ATGAAACCGTACCGCATACCGCAAATGGCTAAAACTTATACGGATTACGACATGATTCAGCGGCATACGGATCTGCCGCCATTTCCGGATGCCCGGGTATCATTGTTATATGCATTTTTGAATCATGGCGCCGCGAGGAGACCCGATGCGGAGCTGTGCTCGCTCGTTACTGCGCTCGTGCAGCTTGGACTGGATACCCATGAGTCGATCGATATTCCGGCAGACCCTGCCGGGGAGGATGCTATGCGTTCACGGCAGTTGAAGGTCCTGGCGGGAGATTATTTCAGCAGCTGGTTTTATCATATATTGGCTAAGAGCGGGGAAATAGGGATCGTCGGTTCTTTAAGCGCGGCAATCGCCGATTTTAATGTGCTAAAGGCGCAGCTCTATATCAAGGCGAAAGAGATGATTCTTTCGGCCGAAGCTTACTTGCAGGCCGCAGTGCAGCTGAACATGCGGCTGTTCCTGTCTTTTACCCCGTTGATCGACCGTTCTCTTGCCGAGGCGTGGCCAAATCTGCTGTATGAATTCAGCCGTTGCGAGACGATAGCGCTGGAGTTGAAGCGGGGAGCTTCGACTGCCGAAGCGCTGAATGGCTACTGCTTCTGGCATCTGCTGGAGTCGGCGAATGATGAAGAGAGACGGCAACTCCGGGAACGGAAGCTCGGGCCTAAGGATTGGAAGAAGCTGAAAATGAAGTATAAATGCGAATCCCTGCTGACGGACAAGCTGCATCAGGCGATGGATTCCATTCAGAAGATCTTTCAGGATCTCAGAGACGAAAGCCTCGCCCGTGAGCTGCGGGGAACGCTTGACCGTTTCCATCTGCAGTTGAAAATGTCGGGACAAGCATCGGGGGAGGCATAG
- a CDS encoding DUF3939 domain-containing protein — translation MPKERPSSRAGVIRGVILPPLRSAGVLGTIVLTLFLSGCLYTGREEGKTAVSYRESVSRVQSAVDDFYKEEGVLPILNADGATPRFEKFRIDLDKLNKKGYLDDIPAAAFEKGGSAYFLLLDEERDPTVKVMDLVTVQAVNDVQRKVNLYRSAHNGELPAAGEMYPGLYKIDGKKAGTEWIKLASVYSGQEMDFIMDKSGGVYADYAFDIMAVIDKTGVQPAAGEDLRPLLLGSSWFVPVKSLPYYWAGGQPVPRTPSNGQGAE, via the coding sequence ATGCCGAAGGAGAGGCCGTCAAGCCGGGCAGGAGTCATTCGAGGAGTCATTCTGCCGCCATTACGTTCTGCGGGCGTGCTGGGAACGATAGTCCTTACTCTCTTCCTGTCCGGCTGCCTGTATACCGGCAGGGAGGAAGGAAAGACCGCCGTCAGCTACCGTGAAAGTGTGAGCCGGGTTCAGTCGGCTGTCGACGATTTCTACAAGGAGGAGGGCGTGCTTCCAATCTTGAACGCGGACGGGGCCACCCCAAGGTTCGAGAAATTTCGGATAGATCTGGACAAGCTGAACAAAAAGGGTTATTTGGACGATATTCCGGCAGCGGCCTTCGAAAAGGGAGGCAGCGCCTATTTTTTGCTGCTGGATGAGGAGAGAGATCCGACGGTTAAGGTGATGGATCTGGTTACGGTTCAGGCAGTGAACGATGTCCAGCGGAAGGTGAATCTGTACCGCTCGGCCCATAACGGAGAGCTGCCCGCCGCCGGAGAAATGTATCCAGGTCTGTACAAGATCGACGGCAAGAAGGCAGGAACGGAATGGATAAAGCTAGCAAGCGTGTACTCCGGCCAGGAGATGGATTTTATTATGGATAAGTCCGGTGGTGTATACGCCGATTACGCATTCGACATTATGGCTGTGATAGACAAGACGGGAGTGCAGCCGGCCGCAGGCGAGGATCTGCGCCCGCTGCTGCTGGGAAGTTCCTGGTTTGTCCCTGTCAAATCGCTCCCCTATTACTGGGCGGGAGGCCAGCCTGTTCCCCGCACACCATCCAATGGGCAAGGAGCGGAGTAA
- a CDS encoding HU family DNA-binding protein: protein MNKSDLINQVTEATELPKKDVTKAVDAVFEAITEALQGGDKVQLVGFGNFEVRERSARKGRNPQTGEEIEIPSSKVPAFKPGKALKDGIK, encoded by the coding sequence ATGAATAAATCTGATTTGATCAACCAAGTGACGGAAGCAACCGAACTTCCCAAGAAAGATGTTACCAAAGCAGTAGACGCTGTATTCGAGGCGATTACAGAAGCTTTGCAGGGCGGTGACAAAGTGCAGCTGGTCGGATTTGGAAACTTTGAAGTCCGCGAACGTTCCGCACGCAAAGGCCGCAATCCGCAAACCGGTGAAGAAATCGAAATTCCTTCGAGCAAAGTTCCGGCATTCAAACCGGGCAAGGCGCTTAAAGACGGAATTAAATAA
- the mtrB gene encoding trp RNA-binding attenuation protein MtrB has translation MSESKNEGAPDAAESDYIVVKAKENGVQVIGLTRGLDTRFHHTEKLDKGEVLIAQFTDHTSAMKIRGKAEIMTKHGQLESGI, from the coding sequence ATGAGCGAGAGCAAGAACGAAGGCGCCCCGGATGCGGCGGAGAGCGACTATATCGTCGTCAAGGCCAAAGAGAACGGCGTGCAGGTGATCGGGCTGACGAGAGGTCTGGATACCCGCTTTCATCATACCGAGAAGCTCGACAAGGGAGAGGTGCTGATTGCGCAGTTTACCGATCATACCTCGGCGATGAAAATTCGCGGCAAGGCGGAGATCATGACCAAGCACGGACAATTGGAGAGCGGCATCTAA
- a CDS encoding DUF2768 family protein, producing MDPMTKMWMSLISILIMGLSVFLITFARSRTKGMLRGVLSVIAFVIMLIGLLGGMASIM from the coding sequence ATGGACCCGATGACCAAAATGTGGATGTCCCTGATTTCCATTTTGATAATGGGTCTGTCCGTATTTCTGATTACGTTTGCCCGTAGCAGGACGAAAGGCATGCTCCGCGGAGTGTTGTCCGTCATCGCTTTTGTCATCATGCTAATCGGATTGCTTGGCGGCATGGCCTCAATTATGTAA
- the spoIVA gene encoding stage IV sporulation protein A: MEKVDIFKDIAERTGGDIYLGVVGAVRTGKSTFIKRFMETIVLPNITSEADRARAVDELPQSAAGKTIMTTEPKFVPNNAVQIKVTEGLEVNVRLVDCVGYAVDGAKGYEDENGPRMISTPWFEEPIPFQEAAEIGTRKVIQEHSTLGVVVTTDGTVAEIPRSSYVDSEERVIAELKEVGKPFVVVINSTRPRSEETQQLRSELAAKYDIPVMSLSAATMSEDDVTGVLREVLYEFPVHEVNVNLPSWVMVLPENHWLRSNYENSVRDTVKDIRRLRDVDRLVSQFTEYDFIDRAGLSGMNMGQGVAEIDLYAPEELYDQVLMEVVGVEIRGKDHLLQLMQEFSHAKREYDRFAEALEMVKTTGYGIAAPSLAEMALDEPELIRQGTRFGVRLKATAPSIHMIRVDVESEFSPIIGTEKQSEELVRYLMQDFEKDPIKIWESDIFGRSLHSIVREGIQGKIAMMPDNARYKLQETLGRIINEGSGGLIAIIL; the protein is encoded by the coding sequence TTGGAAAAAGTGGATATTTTCAAGGACATTGCCGAACGCACCGGCGGGGACATCTATCTGGGAGTCGTCGGCGCGGTCCGCACGGGGAAGTCAACATTTATTAAGCGCTTTATGGAAACGATCGTACTGCCTAACATAACGAGCGAGGCGGACCGCGCGCGTGCTGTGGATGAGCTGCCGCAGAGCGCCGCAGGCAAGACGATTATGACGACCGAACCCAAGTTCGTTCCGAACAACGCGGTACAAATCAAGGTTACCGAGGGGCTTGAGGTTAACGTCAGACTCGTGGATTGTGTCGGCTATGCGGTCGACGGGGCCAAAGGCTACGAGGACGAGAACGGCCCTCGGATGATCTCCACACCCTGGTTCGAAGAGCCGATTCCGTTTCAGGAGGCGGCGGAAATCGGCACCCGGAAAGTAATCCAAGAGCATTCGACGCTTGGCGTCGTCGTCACCACGGACGGCACCGTAGCGGAAATTCCGCGCAGCTCGTACGTAGATTCGGAAGAACGCGTTATTGCGGAACTTAAGGAGGTCGGCAAGCCGTTCGTAGTTGTCATTAACTCCACCCGGCCGAGAAGCGAGGAAACCCAGCAGCTCCGCAGCGAGCTGGCCGCTAAATACGATATTCCGGTCATGTCGCTTAGCGCCGCTACGATGTCCGAGGATGACGTCACCGGCGTGCTGCGTGAAGTATTATATGAATTCCCCGTGCATGAAGTGAATGTCAATCTGCCGAGCTGGGTGATGGTGCTGCCCGAGAATCACTGGCTGCGCAGCAATTACGAGAATTCCGTGCGCGACACGGTTAAGGATATCCGCCGCCTGCGCGATGTAGACCGGCTGGTCTCCCAGTTCACGGAGTATGACTTTATCGACAGAGCCGGACTTAGCGGCATGAATATGGGCCAGGGCGTCGCCGAGATCGACCTGTACGCGCCTGAAGAGCTGTACGACCAGGTGCTGATGGAAGTCGTCGGCGTCGAAATCCGCGGCAAGGATCATCTGCTGCAGCTCATGCAGGAATTCTCCCATGCCAAGCGGGAATACGACCGGTTCGCGGAAGCGCTCGAAATGGTCAAGACGACAGGCTACGGCATCGCCGCGCCTTCACTGGCCGAAATGGCGCTCGACGAGCCGGAGCTGATCCGCCAGGGTACTCGTTTTGGGGTGCGGCTGAAAGCGACGGCTCCGTCTATCCATATGATCCGTGTTGATGTCGAATCAGAATTCTCGCCAATTATCGGTACGGAGAAGCAGAGCGAAGAGCTTGTACGCTATCTGATGCAGGATTTTGAGAAAGACCCGATCAAGATCTGGGAGTCGGATATATTCGGCCGGTCGCTGCACAGCATCGTCCGGGAAGGCATTCAGGGCAAAATCGCCATGATGCCGGACAACGCCCGCTACAAGCTGCAGGAAACGCTGGGCCGCATTATCAACGAAGGGTCCGGCGGATTGATTGCTATTATTCTGTAA
- a CDS encoding polyprenyl synthetase family protein, producing the protein MKRLQMFGLLTKDMDTLEKELYRSVQGDDPLLTETSLHLLKAGGKRLRPVFVLMGGKFGTYDLDKLKRVAVPLELIHSASLVHDDVIDDADTRRGEPTVKAKWGDKIAMYTGDFIYAKALAITAELPNPRIHQILSKAMVEMTIGEMEQIRDFFNSGQSVRHYLRRIRRKTALLIAISCQLGALAADAEPEKAGLLYKYGYNVGMAFQIRDDLLDLSGTEKQLGKPPGSDMRQGNITLPVIYTLEDDRLRGALLDELEQIREGRTGAGRAIDLILSGDGISRAEELATRYIDKALAALDKLPNNRTKGNLREIAYFVTGRAY; encoded by the coding sequence ATGAAACGACTGCAAATGTTCGGCCTGCTAACTAAAGATATGGATACTCTTGAGAAGGAACTGTACCGCAGCGTCCAGGGGGATGATCCTCTGCTTACGGAAACGTCACTCCATCTGCTGAAGGCCGGCGGCAAGCGGCTGCGCCCGGTATTTGTGCTCATGGGCGGTAAATTCGGCACATACGATCTGGATAAGCTGAAGCGGGTTGCCGTTCCTCTGGAGCTGATTCACAGCGCTTCCCTTGTCCACGACGATGTCATTGACGATGCCGATACGCGGCGCGGGGAGCCGACCGTCAAGGCCAAATGGGGCGATAAAATCGCAATGTACACGGGCGATTTTATCTATGCTAAGGCTTTGGCCATAACGGCGGAGCTGCCGAACCCGCGCATCCATCAGATTCTATCCAAGGCGATGGTGGAGATGACGATTGGCGAGATGGAGCAGATCCGCGATTTCTTCAACAGCGGACAGAGCGTGCGCCATTATTTGCGGCGCATCCGGCGTAAAACCGCGCTGCTCATTGCCATCAGCTGCCAGCTCGGGGCGCTCGCCGCCGATGCCGAGCCAGAGAAAGCCGGGCTGCTCTACAAGTATGGCTACAATGTAGGGATGGCCTTCCAAATCCGCGACGATCTGCTTGATCTGTCCGGAACGGAGAAGCAGCTCGGCAAACCGCCGGGCAGCGACATGCGGCAGGGGAATATTACGCTGCCGGTCATCTACACCCTGGAGGACGACCGGCTTCGCGGCGCCCTTCTGGATGAATTGGAGCAGATCCGCGAAGGCCGCACGGGAGCTGGCCGCGCCATCGATCTGATTCTATCCGGGGATGGCATCTCCCGTGCGGAGGAATTGGCCACGCGTTACATCGACAAGGCGCTGGCCGCGCTCGATAAGCTGCCGAACAACCGCACAAAAGGCAATTTGCGCGAAATTGCCTATTTTGTAACCGGCAGGGCATACTAA
- a CDS encoding stage VI sporulation protein F has product MSRNFSKDALNAINKKAGKNISEGAVKRLAGTVKPGTLQSEAQLRQLIKQVSAMANVPVSEATIKEIISAVKKTGANPSSIETLMKMMLKK; this is encoded by the coding sequence ATGAGCCGAAATTTTTCCAAGGACGCCTTGAACGCCATCAATAAAAAGGCGGGCAAAAACATCTCGGAAGGCGCCGTTAAAAGGCTGGCCGGTACGGTAAAGCCGGGGACGCTGCAAAGTGAAGCCCAGCTCCGCCAATTGATCAAGCAGGTATCAGCGATGGCCAATGTGCCGGTCAGCGAAGCTACGATTAAGGAAATTATCAGTGCTGTGAAGAAGACCGGAGCGAATCCGAGCAGCATTGAAACCTTAATGAAAATGATGCTAAAAAAATAG
- a CDS encoding CheR family methyltransferase, with protein MPEREAAAADPDYTGFIQNVNKSTGIDLSQYKEAQMKRRLTTLRTKNGYHTFTDFFAAMMADKGLFYEFLDRMTINVSEFWRNPNRWEVLRDVILPELQGSGKGLKLWSAACSTGEEPYTLAMILSDKKILRETSILATDIDEGALAKANKGIYLERSLKDVPKDVADRYFSPEGLMYKVSDELKKNIDFRKQNLLLDKFDTGFDLIVCRNVMIYFTEEAKDKLYREFSASLRPGGYLFVGSTEQIFTPSKYGFESTETFFYRKK; from the coding sequence ATGCCTGAACGCGAAGCGGCGGCAGCGGATCCCGATTACACAGGGTTTATTCAAAATGTCAACAAAAGCACGGGCATCGATCTGTCACAGTACAAGGAAGCCCAGATGAAACGGCGTTTGACGACACTCCGCACGAAGAACGGATACCATACTTTCACTGACTTTTTTGCGGCAATGATGGCTGACAAGGGTCTGTTTTACGAGTTCCTGGACCGGATGACGATTAACGTTTCCGAATTTTGGCGCAATCCGAATCGCTGGGAAGTGCTTCGCGATGTTATTTTGCCTGAGCTCCAGGGAAGCGGCAAAGGGCTGAAGCTGTGGAGCGCCGCTTGTTCCACCGGGGAAGAGCCTTACACACTTGCCATGATTCTTTCCGATAAAAAAATTCTGCGCGAGACCAGCATTCTGGCGACCGATATTGATGAAGGCGCATTAGCCAAGGCCAACAAGGGAATATATCTCGAGCGTTCGCTTAAAGATGTGCCAAAGGACGTGGCCGACCGGTACTTCTCGCCTGAAGGGCTAATGTACAAGGTCAGCGATGAATTGAAGAAAAATATCGACTTCCGCAAGCAGAATCTGCTGCTGGACAAATTTGATACCGGGTTCGATCTTATCGTTTGCCGGAACGTAATGATCTATTTTACGGAGGAAGCCAAGGATAAGCTGTATCGCGAGTTTTCGGCCAGTCTCCGCCCCGGCGGCTATTTGTTCGTAGGAAGCACGGAGCAGATTTTTACACCTTCCAAGTACGGGTTCGAATCTACGGAAACGTTCTTTTACCGCAAAAAATAA
- a CDS encoding demethylmenaquinone methyltransferase → MNKSTAAGDNGIKPKEQFVHSVFEKIAGKYDTMNDILSFRRHKAWRRFAMDKMAMRRGDTAVDLCCGTCDWSIAMAESSETGCVMGLDFSEGMLAVGRRKVEERGLADRISLVQGNAMNLPFGDCSFDYATIGFGLRNVPDPIQVLSEMKRVVKPGGMVVCLELSKPTVQPFKGIYYFYLTRMLPLLGKLFAKSYEQYRWLPESLAMFPDRRQLEQIFRETGLERVKSFPLTGGIAALHIGLKENVDV, encoded by the coding sequence ATGAATAAGTCAACAGCGGCCGGCGATAACGGGATCAAGCCGAAGGAACAGTTTGTCCATTCCGTATTCGAGAAAATCGCCGGAAAGTACGATACAATGAACGATATACTCAGCTTCCGGCGTCATAAGGCCTGGAGGCGGTTTGCCATGGACAAGATGGCGATGCGCCGCGGGGATACCGCCGTCGATCTGTGCTGCGGCACCTGCGACTGGAGCATCGCGATGGCTGAGAGCAGCGAGACCGGATGCGTCATGGGACTCGATTTCAGCGAGGGTATGCTCGCCGTCGGCCGCCGCAAGGTGGAAGAGCGGGGGCTTGCCGACCGGATCTCGCTGGTACAGGGCAACGCGATGAACCTTCCGTTCGGCGACTGCTCCTTCGATTATGCTACGATCGGCTTCGGTCTGCGCAATGTGCCTGATCCAATCCAAGTGCTTAGTGAAATGAAGCGCGTGGTGAAACCCGGCGGAATGGTTGTCTGCCTGGAATTGTCCAAACCTACGGTCCAGCCTTTCAAAGGCATTTATTATTTCTACCTCACACGGATGCTGCCGCTGCTCGGCAAGCTGTTCGCGAAGAGCTACGAGCAGTACAGATGGCTTCCCGAATCGCTTGCCATGTTTCCGGACCGAAGGCAGCTGGAGCAGATCTTCCGTGAAACCGGTCTGGAACGCGTGAAATCCTTCCCCTTGACTGGAGGCATCGCGGCATTACACATTGGGCTCAAGGAGAATGTGGATGTTTAA